The region TTAAACTCCCTTAAGTTTGTTAAATCAGTTTCCCATGATTTAATAATGGGATTTCaataaatttaatgtaataaaatagcaaaaacggaaattaaaatgaataaaaacaatatagatatttaaaaaacaatgaataaaaatgccaaaaaaaaattataattattaaaaaatttactaaaaatgtaaatgtactttttttttttaatgtctatgctttttatttcagttttgggtgTTTTAGTAGTCAAGATAGAGACTATATAACCAGTAGTGAAATGTAAGTCAGGTCCACTTCacggacagtgcaattattattacatttacatttattcatttagcagatgcttttatccaaatattatatataatattatatattgtatattgaatatcttactgattatTAAGTGAAGTCTGAGTCTGATGCCTCATCGACTCTACATCGAGTTAAACCAAAAGAAAatgattcaatatatatatatttttaataataatatacatatatactgtagttTCTCACACTGGTTCTTCACATAGTCAGTGGTGTATTTAAGGCTGCAGTGGCGCCGGAGCGCCTGTGAGCGGCAGCAGAGCGCAGAGCGCGCCGCGAGTGACGTCAGGCGAAGAAGAAACTGTTTACATCAGTGTTTTGAAACCATTAGCGTGAGCATCGACAGTGTGATTTAAGACATGATTTGTCATTTAAACTCTGAAACACCGACATGAGCGACACGACGGAGAGCCGAGAGTCTTCGGCGGCGATGAAGGTGGTTTTATCTCCGTCTGATCGTCTGTTGTGTTACTAAACCACTGTTGGCTTTCTAATATGCACCAACAAGTATGCATGCTATTTAGGGTAATAAAgagattttatattttgtttatgcgcagaatataaaatacaatactaATACATGCTGTGTGTGACGGTATACCATGTTAAGAATGCAATTGTTGTGAGAAAAATATGCTACCAATATGAAATCGTCCTTTGTTTGTTGCTCGTCTCTCGATGTTGATGAATGAAATCAGTTGAAGTGACATGTTTAATCATTAGAGAGCTGAGAACAGTGAGCAAACACCAGCGGTGGAGAAGAGAGGGCCGTATATCATGTCCAAAGCTCCTGCTTTCCGTAAGTATGAGAGCTCGGATCAATCTAAACTCATGTCTTCAGCTGCTTGTGTTGTAATCGAAAGTGTGTTTGCAGAGAAGCACAGAGACACAGCCAGAAGAGCTCTTCAGAAGAGAGGACTGCTTCATCAGACACGACACAAACCAAAGACGTGAGTCCGACAGCACACTTGCACTAATACTCACAtctttacatgtatgcatttggcagatgcttttatttaaagCGACTTGCATCGCATTCTGTAgatgcattgtttttttaaatcagtgcATCTGATGTTGATGTAATTTACAGATGCACTGATTAAACTCCGTGTGGTTGTGTTCatgcacttaaaatataaaaccataaaaaaagtaattacttgaaataaaactaATTTCAGGTGTTTGGAAGGTGTTTTCATTGAATAAGTACTTTTTTCCGTTTTTGTTAGTTTCGtaaatcaagttaaactaaatctaaatgagaaatgttgctttagcaactagctttagttttttttttttggtgctatataaataaaagtgacttgacttattTTAggtaaataactataataatctgcaacaaaattactaaacatttaacattttaaatcaaatcaGAAAATCACAGTGAAAATCGCTAATAAAATACTGTGCTGGATATGAATGCACAGATGAATTTATATCAGACGAGTGTAACAGTGTTTCTCTGCTACAGTAAAGTGTGTATTGATGATTAAAGTGAGTCTGCAGGTGTGTTTCACATcaaacatgcttttatttctcttcttttATTGCTTCAGATGTGCAGCTGAACTCTTCTTCTCTTCTGCTTCTCTCCACAGTGTGAAGTTCAAGAAGGGCTACGCTGCTCTGAGTCAGACAGGAGAGGATTCAGACAGGTGCGATACTCAATCCAGAGAAGAAACGTCTTCTGTTTGAATCTTTTTGATTAGAGACAGAGGTGTGTGCTGATTGTCTGGTGTTTGATTTCATCAGTGACGTGGAGTTGGACTGTTCTTCTGGATATTCCTCAGCAGAGGTGAGTTCATGTCTGTTCATGTGCTTGATAATCTAACATTTAAGTGAGACAACTGTCAAAGATGACACTGAAAGGTACTACTAACGTATTGTGAGAAAAAGAATATGAAATTAAAAACCGAAGTGTCTgcaaaatcaaagaacaaaacaatTTTTGTAACTAACCCCTTAACtgactgacaaaaataaatataaaaccgaAATCTTCCCCTTAATTCAACTCCTTTGAACTAAAAACAAAAGTACGAGGATGGAGAAGCACTCAAAatgcaaacttaaaaaaaaaaaactacttaaagtaggCTAAtatgggttatgaaaggttcatattttgagtcccccaacaacaggttgacatgcatgcaaggtcaaaaaagcACTTTCATTCtgttataatatgcatttattttaaaattatttacttgTATGCCGCTGTTACAGAAGTTTCAAacgctcactgatgctcc is a window of Carassius carassius chromosome 23, fCarCar2.1, whole genome shotgun sequence DNA encoding:
- the LOC132102004 gene encoding protein FAM219B-like isoform X1, translating into MSDTTESRESSAAMKRAENSEQTPAVEKRGPYIMSKAPAFQKHRDTARRALQKRGLLHQTRHKPKTVKFKKGYAALSQTGEDSDSDVELDCSSGYSSAEVHPDLSRQLLKDGYHLDEIPDDEDLDLIPPKALSSSVCGCCCCVQ
- the LOC132102004 gene encoding protein FAM219B-like isoform X2 — translated: MHQQRAENSEQTPAVEKRGPYIMSKAPAFQKHRDTARRALQKRGLLHQTRHKPKTVKFKKGYAALSQTGEDSDSDVELDCSSGYSSAEVHPDLSRQLLKDGYHLDEIPDDEDLDLIPPKALSSSVCGCCCCVQ